Proteins encoded together in one Pseudomonas arsenicoxydans window:
- a CDS encoding DUF1090 domain-containing protein — translation MKFLSPLALLTLCSVLAAPLMAAEEAPELTGCAAKKQGIINQIELAKSHGNADQQAGLETALSEVTAHCTEASLKKERENKVLDAKHEVSKRQADLDKAMKNGDPDKINKRKDKLAESRKELQDALDELDK, via the coding sequence ATGAAATTTCTTTCACCGCTCGCCTTGTTGACTCTTTGCAGCGTGTTGGCCGCACCACTGATGGCCGCCGAAGAAGCCCCGGAGCTGACCGGCTGCGCGGCCAAGAAACAGGGCATCATCAATCAGATCGAGCTGGCCAAATCCCACGGAAACGCCGATCAGCAGGCCGGCCTCGAAACGGCCCTGAGCGAAGTCACCGCCCATTGCACCGAGGCCTCGTTGAAGAAGGAACGGGAAAACAAGGTGCTCGACGCCAAGCATGAAGTCAGCAAGCGTCAGGCCGACCTCGATAAAGCCATGAAGAATGGCGATCCCGATAAGATCAACAAGCGTAAAGACAAGCTTGCCGAGTCCCGCAAGGAATTGCAGGACGCGCTCGACGAGCTGGATAAGTAA